The DNA segment CGACCCCGCCGTCGCCAACCGGGTACGGTACCCCGACAGCAGCGCGAGGCCGAACACGACCGCGACCGTCAGCAGCGCCGCCTGCACCAGCGGGGAGCCCGAGAGCGCGTGGAGCGAGAACCTGGCCAGGAGCGGATAGCTCTCCCGGAGGGCGGCCCGCGGGAGGACGCCCGCGTCGGTGTAGAACGCGACCAGGTTGCGCGACCGCCCGAGCGCGTCGGCGATCAGGAGGAGTCCGAGTGAAATCCGGAGCGCCGCCAGCGCTCGGGCGTCGACGCCGAACCGCCGGGCCAGCGCGTCTCGACCGCGACTCCGAAGGCGCCGCGCCGGCGTTCCCGGGGTCGAATCCGTCGTCATCTGCGACTCTCGACCGAACGCCGTCAAAGGTCTTGTGGACTGCCGCGTCGGGTCGCGAAGCGCCGACCGAATCCGCACGACCGGGGACCGTTCTCGGCAGAACGCCGGAGCCGACGCCGAAGACGACCGAGTGGGAGGGACGTGTGAGCGATTCCACGGAGTACTCGGCGTCCAGGCCGGATTCGTCCGCGGCAGTAGCGGCGACTTCGTCGGGTCGTCGGACAACGGACGGGCGTCGGTAAATCTGCCCCCGACCGACCCCTTTTTGGGCGTCGGTCGCCTTCCCCCGCCAATGACCGACCTGACGCTGGCCGACGCCGGAGTCGAGTCCCCGCCGGACGGAGCAGACGACGGCGTCTGGCTGACCTGCATCGAGTGCGACTGGAGCGGAGCGCCGTTCGAGGAGGTCCGCTACCGCTGTCCGGAGTGCTCGGGACTGCTCGAAGTGCGGTACGCGGAACTCCCCACCTTCGAGGACTTCGAGGCCACCGGGCGGCGGGGCGTCTGGCGCTACGCCGCCGCGCTTCCCTTCGAAGAGGGCGTGAGCATCGAGGAGGGCGACACGCCGCTCTACTCGGTGCCGACCATCGAGGACGAAGTCGGCGTCACCGACCTCCGAGTGAAACACGAGGGGATGAACCCCACGGGGAGTTTCAAGGACCGCGGGATGACCGTGGGCGTCCGGGTCGCCCAGGAGTTGGGCGTGGGTCGTCTCGCGTGCGCGAGCACGGGTAACACGAGCGCGGCGCTGGCGTGCTACGGCGCGCGGGCGGGGACCGAGGTGCTGGTCCTCCTGCCCGCGGGCAAGGTCGCGGCGGGCAAGGTCGCGCAGGCGAGCCTCCACGGCGCGCGCATCCTGGAGGTCGACGGCAACTTCGACGCCTGCCTCGATATCGTCTCGGAACTGGCCGACCGCGGGGAGGCCTACCTGCTGAACTCGCTGAACCCCTTCCGCCTGGAGGGTCAGAAGACCATCGGCCTCGAGATTCTGGAGCAGTTCCACGACCAGACCGGTGACCTCCCCGACCGCATCGTCCTTCCCGTCGGCAACGCCGGCAACACCAGCGCGCTCTACAAGGCGTTCCGGGAACTGGTCGCCGCCGGCGAACTCGAACCCGAAGAGGTTCCCACGCTGACCGGCGTCCAGGCCGAGGGCGCCGCGCCGATGGTCGAGGCCATCGAGAACGGGGCCGACGAAGTCCGGCGCTGGGACGAAGTCGAAACCCGCGCGACCGCCATCCGCATCGGCAATCCGGTCAACGCCCCGAAGGCGTTGCCGGGCATCCGCGAAACCGGCGGCACCGCAGTCGCCGTGTCGGACGAAGAGATCACCGACGCCCAGCGCGCGCTCGCCCGAGACGGCGTGGGCGTCGAACCCGCGAGCGCGGCCTCCGTGGCGGGCCTCCGGAAACTCCGCAAGTCGGGCGAGATAGGCGCCGACGAGCAGGTCGTCTGTCTGACCACGGGCCACCTGCTGAAGGACCCCGACGCCGCGGCCGCGGCGGGCGCCGACCCCGAACCCGTGCCGGCCGACACCGAGGGCGTGCTGGAGCACCTCGCGGAGTAGTCCTCGCGCAGTTTTTAGCCGCGGGCCGCGCCGAGGCGCGGCCCGCGGACGACGCGTTTTTCGCGCGGCCGACAGACCGATGCGGGTCGCGTCCCGAGTCTCGTCCGATGGGGGAGACACGAACTACCGACGAGACGACGGTCCTCGTCGTCGGGGGCGGGGCGACTGGCGTCGGTATCGCGCGGGACCTGAGCATGCGCGGGGTCGAAACCAGGGTCGTCGAGCGCGGGAACCTGACCAGCGGCGCGACCGGTCACACCCACGGGGTCCTGCACAGCGGCGCGCGCTACGCGGTCGCCGACCCGGACAGCGCGGCCGAGTGCATCGCGGAGAACCGCATCCTGCGCGACGTCGCGGCGGGGTGCGTGCGGGAAACCGGCGGCTACTTCCTCGACCTGCCGGGCGACCCCGAGGAGTACTTCGAGCGCAAGGTCGACGCCTGCCGCGAGGCCGGCATCGACGTCGAGACGGTCGACGGCGACGACCTCCGGGAGGACCGGCCGTGGTTGACGCCCGAGATCGAGCGCGCGCTCCGGGTTCCCGACGGCGTCGTGGACGCGTACAAGTTGACGGTCGCCAACGCCGTCGACGCTCGCGAACACGGCGCGACGGTCACCACGGGGGCCGAGGTCGTCGACTTCCACGCCGAGGACGGTCGACTCGCGGGCGCGACCGTCCGGACCGACGAGGGGACCGAGCGAATCGACGCCGACCACGTCGTCAACGCCGCGGGCGCGTGGGCGGGCGAGGTCGCCGCGCTCGCCGGCGTCGAGGTACCGATGAAACCCTCGAAGGGCGTGATGGTCGTGGTGGACTTCGAGGGCGTCGACGCGGTGTACAACCGGTGTCGGCCGACCGCCGACGGCGACATCGTCGTGCCGCGGCCCGACTCGGTCGTCCTCGGCACGACGAGCGAGGAGGTTTCGGACCCCGACGACTACCCGACCGAGCGCGAGGAGGTCGACCGGATGGTCGCGGAGGGGAGCGAGATGATACCCGACCTCCGGGACGCCGCGGTCCGGGAGGCCTACTGGGGCGTCCGGCCGCTGTTCGGCGGGACCGAGCGGACGTTCGCCGACGGCCGGGCGCTCACCCGGAGTTACACGCTGTTGGACCACGCGACTCGCGACGACCTCGCCGGGTTCTCGACCATCGTCGGCGGAAAGCTCACGACCTACCGGCTGATGGCCGAGTCGGTCGCGGACGCGGTCTGCGACCGACTCGGCGTCTCGGGCGAGTGCCGGACCGCCGACGAACCGCTTCCGGGACCGGGCGACGAGGCGTTCGAGGCCGCGCTGGCAGAGTTCGGCCCGCGCCCGCCCGCCGCGGAGTAGCGACGTCGCGCACGACTGACATCGACGACGGCGGCGACTCGCCGCCGTCGTCGATGTCGCCAACCCCTCTATTTCGCCTGGAGAGCCCGACACCGATTTGACTACGAAAGCCCGGGTGGCTTAAGGCAGGACGCGCGCGAGACGGGCGTCTGACGGCGTCAGACGCCCGTCTCGCGCGGCTTTTTGGGGTTTCGGCCCGTGTTACTCGTTCGTGAGCACCGATACCCCCGAGAACGCTCACGACCCGACTGCCCGGAGGGTGAACGCAGGCGAAACGGAGGACGAACGCGTGGTGGAGGACGTGGGAGACGGAGAACCAGCGGTCGACGACGCCGACGACCTGGTGGTGGTCGTCTGCCCGCAGGACACCCGCGAGCGACTCCGACCCGAACTGGAGGAGGGTCGCGCACAGCTCTACGAACGATACGAACGGAAGTACGAGGACCTGCTGGCCGAGCGCGCCCAACTGGAAGACGAGGTGTCGTGTCTCGAACGCCAGTTGGCCCACAAGGAGGCCCAACTCGACGCCGTGGTCGCCCGCAACGAGCGAATCCTCTCGGAGCGAACCGAGTCGTTCCGCAGGGAAATCGCCGACCGGCGCGACGAGACGGGAACCGACGGATTCCAGTGGACCGGACGCAAGCGCGCGCCCGGCCTGCTCGCCCGGCTGAAGCGGTGGCTCCCCTGACGGCCGGCCCTTTTTCGCCGCCCGCCTACTCGGTTCGCGCCAACCAGACCACGACCAGCGCGCCGACCGCGAGACAGCCGAGCAGTCCGGCGAACGCCGTCTCGTAGGAGGTCCGGCCGGCGACGTAGCCGACGTAGCTCGGTCCGAGACTGCCGACGCCGATGTAGACGGTCCGGGTCGCGCCGAGGTCGCCGCCCATGCTTCCCTCGGGGAACGCGTCCATGAGGAACGCTTGCATCACCGGCGGGTAGGCCATCAGTCCGGCGGCGAAGACGACGACGCCGACCGAAACCGCGACCGTCCCCGAGGCGAGCAGGACGCCGGTCAGCGCCGCGGCCGCGAGCGCGAGCGCGGCCGCGGCGACCTTCGAGCGCCCGAACCGGTCGCCCAGCGATCCCGCGACCGGCTTGACCAGCGCGCCGACGACGAACAGCGCGGCGAACCCGCCGCCCGCGAGTCCCGGCGGGAAGTCCTTCGCCCGCTGGAGGAACGTGGGGAGGAAACCGGCGGCGCTCTGCCAGGTGAACGCGTAGAGGGCGTACGCCAACAGCAACCACCGCAGCCGACGCTGGTCGAGGAGTCGTCGACCGGTCGAGAGCGCGTCGGCGAGGCCGTCGGCGACCGCCTCGCTGTCGATTTCGGGGAGCGTGTAGCGCTCGCGGGCCCAGAGGTGGAGCGCTAACGCGACGCCGACGACCACGGCGACGACCGGGAGGTAGGCGGCCCGCCAGGTGGCGACCGCCAGGACCGCGACCGCGAGGCCGGCCGCAGCGGCCCCGCCCACGTCGCCGGAGGCGGTGTGGAGGCCGAACGCCTGCCCGCGACGCTCGACGAACAAGTCCGAGACGAGCGCCCGCGCGGGCGTCGGGTAGAGCCCCGCGCCGGTGCCGACGACGGCCGCCCCGAGCAGGAAGACGGGGTAGCCCGGCGCGGTCGCGAGGACGCTGAAGCCGACCGCGAGCAGGACGAGGCCGGCCACCAGCAGGGTCTTGCGCGTCAGGCGATCTGAGAGGCGACCGCTCGGGTACTGACAGAGCGCGTAGAGCCCCCACAGCGTGGTGAACGCCACGCCGGACTGGAAATCGGTGATGGCGAGTTTCTGCATCACGGTCGGCAACAGCGGCGAGAGGACGAGTCGGCCAGCCTGAATCGCGGCCCAGCCGAGCGACGCCGCGAGCAAGAGGCGGCCGGAGTAGCCGGTCAACAGGCGCTCGCTCGACTCCTCGGCGTGACCGTGGGACACGTCGGAGGAACGCGGCGGAGCTATTTGAGTTCGGCTCTTCCGGCAGGCGCGTCGGATTTTTGCTGAACGATGTCCGACAGTATCCGCATCGTTCCCGACCAACGCCGGTTCCCCCGCGGCTCCTTCGAGTACCACCGGATTGTCTTGGGTGGTACGTTCGTATCATCCCCTCCGATCGTGACGTGAGAGCCGTCCCTGGCCGTACCTAGACAACGTAGAGTTCAACGGGCCGAGAGATATACCTTCATTCGAACGTTAGTCCGGCGTAGACTGTATCGACTATGCATTGGGAGAACAAAGACATTATATTATTTGGCAGCTCATGTTGGCGATATGGATAGAAGAGATTTTTTAAAGGTGGTGTCCGCGTGTGGAGTTCTAGTGACGAGTGGTTGTAGTTCGTCTATTGCCGGACCGGATCTCCCACTGAGAATGATTAGGGTGGTGAATACTCTCGGAAATAGTATAAGGGTAAGAGTGGAAGTTATGGACGGTAACGGGGATACGGCCCTTCGGAAATCGGAGCGTCTTCGTGCAATATCTCCCGATGGACACGCCGAAGAACTGGTTATTTACCCCGAGCAATTCGAACGGGTGAAAAACCATACGTTCAGTTTATACGTTGACGGGACACAGGTATCCTCGATTACCGGAGAGACCATCAGACAACGTCACATAGAGGACGCGACTCGAGACTCTTGTGTTGGACAGCATTGGTTAGTATGGGATAAGACCTCAAGGGGCACTCTTAAAATCAGTTCATCATCGGAACTTTTCGAGAACTGCAACATCCCACGACCCAGTAATTCGACGAAGAGTCTCACCTAAATAGAACGGAGTCCGCGTCTCAGCGCTCAGTTCATCGTTCCGAACAGCAAACCGAGGATACAAGAAGAGAACAGCATCGGTGTTCCAACGCTCCACGGACACGCGCAAGGTAGAAGCGTTTTATCTCACCGCTCGGGATTTTCACAGTCGTAGCGAGAAGAAGAGTGAGGGCGTTACTGGGTCGTCTTGTTTCGAGAGACGATTTTAGTCGGCGGATTGAGCGCGATCCTCGTAAGCTCACCGTCAACTTGCTCGGACAGTCGCTTCACGCGAGTGCTCAAGTGGCTAGTGGTTTTAACTATCGGGTCGTCAACCTGTCCACCGGATACGTTGACGATGCCGTATCGCTCCTTCTCTTCGGCCGTAAATCGACCCGTAGGGGATGTCGACGTTCCAGATGCCAGAACACTGCCACCGCCCGTGTCCCACGTATACACGTCGTACTCTGTTTCCCACGACTCGCCTCGGCCGGAATAGCCACTGGTAACATGGAGGTCTACACCGCCCTTCGGATCTCCCATTCGCGTCTGAACGCGATCGTAGTGACCCATCTTGCTCGTGTACTCGGTGGTGTGCTCTTGGCCGAAGAGATTCTTGTCGAACGTCACTTCGATCCCGCTTCGTCCGTCCACACTAATATTCGATTGACCGTCTTCTTTCGCTAGTTTGTCCATAATGCTTTCTGCTCCGAGTGCGATTGTGGCGGCTGCTCCGGTGTACGGGTTGGAGGTCGCCGCAGCGGTGAGAAGACTGGTCGCCGTTTTGAAAGCGGGTTCCACCCAGCCAGGGAGTGTCGGCGTCGTCCCACCTTTCGGGAAGAATCCTCGGTAACCTGCTTCGGGGTCAATTTGGCCGTACGACGAGTCGCCGTTGACCCATTTCATCGTGGTTCGTCCGATGTTGCTGATTTCCTCCCAAGTTTGCGGCTGGTATTCGCTCGACTTCATCCTGTAGTTCCGGGTTACAGAACAACCACACAGCCCGACGTACGCTTGCCAGCCGTACGTGTCCGTTTCGAAAACGTCCAGAATCCGTACTTCGGATCCGCCGAAGGAGTAGTTGAAAAGGTCGGTCGAACTTGGGTCCTTGCCGGCGTCCCAGTTGTAAGACAGCTCTTTCGAGTTAGAATCGACTGTAGACTCGATCGTCGGGTTCGTTTGAAGGGCTCGTGTGACGTTGACTCGTCGTTTCTTCGATGCTCCGACGACTTGTGACGTTGATCCAATTCCGATTCCTGTCGCTGCAACCTGACGGAGGAAATTTCTTCTTCCTTTCGACATTGCAATTTTCTGTGCTTGCTAGTCATATATATTATTTACTAACCATATTAGTATTTAAAGTAATGAAAATTCTATAAATATAACATTGTTCTCGGATGATAGAAATGGGGGGAGTCCTTACCCCTACGCCGGTTAAGGAAATTACAAAGGCCCAGTGTACGACTCACGATTTGAACTCGTTAAGGGCTGGCCGAGAGTCGGAGGTACAGACTCGGTATCGCCTCTTCTCTTGGCGATGAGTATTCGATGTTCAAAGTAAACGGATGGATGCAGATTGAGCCTAGGCGCTGACTGGACAGTACCGTCGACGGTGGACGGTCGAGAACGAGTAAAAGTCGATTAAGGCTAGCTTTCTGCCGACCGCGACTAGGGCTACTGCATCCGATTCCAGATATCGTCGTGGAGTCGGCAACGGTTCACACCGAACAGAAATCACCGCAGTACCGGTCTTGCCGAATTTGGAGTGTCCATGCACGTCCGTATCGACCGAAAAGGAAATTTAGTATAGCACTATCAAGTTTACCTTCGGGTCCTCCCGATTTGGAGGTGCGCTGTGCGAAAGCGGTAGAAACGGCGAACGACCTTCTGACGGCGTTCGAGAGCCTCGGTCGGGCGAGGGGCGACGAGCAGTTCGTGATCCCGAGACGACCGAACCGGCCGCGGAGCTATTGAGATCGAGTCAATCCGCCGGTCGACTACCAGTCTGCGTGTTCGAGAAGAAGCGAGACGTCGGCCGAACCGCCTACTCCGCGCCGTTAAGTTCGATGTACTGGACGCCGATGATGCGCTCGTCGCTCTCCAGGGCCGCCTTGGCGTCGTCGGGCACCTGCTCGTCGAGCGTGTAGACGGTCAGCGCCTCGCCGCCGATGGTTTCGCGGGCGTTGAACATCCCCGCGATGTTGACCTCGTGGTCGCCCAGCACCGTGCCGATGAAGCCGATGACGCCCGGAGCGTCCTTGTTGCGCGCGACCAGCATGTGGCCGTGCGGGATGGCGTCGACCCGGTAGTCGTCGATGCGGACGATGCGCGGGTCGTCGCCCGCGAACAGAGTACCCTCGACGCTCACCGAATCGTCGTCGCTCTGGACGGTGACGCGCACGAGGCTCTGGAAGTCCTCGGTCTGGCGGGTCTTGGACTCGGTAACCTCGACGCCGCGGTCCTCGGCTATCTGCGGGGCGTTGACCGCGTTGACCTGCCACTCCAGGGGCCGGAAGACGCCCTTCTGGGCGCTGGCGGTGACGAGTTCGACGTCCTCCTCGGCGATGTCGCCCTCGTAGTGGATCTCGATGGACTCGATGCGCTCGTCGAGCAGTTGGGTGGCAATCTTGCCGGCAGTTTCCGCGAGGCCGATGTACGGCTCGACGCGGGGGAACGCGCTCTCGTCGATGGAGGGCGCGTTCAGCGCGTTGATGACCGGCTGTTCCTCGAACGCCGCGACCACCTGGTCGGCGGTGCTGGTGGCGACGTTCTCCTGGGCCGCCGAAGTGCTCGCGCCGAGGTGGGGCGTCACGACCACGTCCTCGACCGAGAGCAGCGGGTTGTCCTCCGAGACGGGTTCGTCGGCGAAGACGTCGACCGCCGCGCCCGCGAGGACGCCGTCTTCGACGGCCTCGGCGAGCGCCGCCTCGTCGACGACGCCGCCGCGGGCACAGTTGACCACGTAGCCGCCCTCCAGTTGGGCGAGTTCCGCCTCGCTGATGAGGTCCTCCGTCTCGGGCGTGAGCGGGGTGTGGACCGTCAGGAAGTCGGCGCGGTCGAGACACTCGTCGAGGTCGACCAGTTCCGCACCGAGCTGGTCGGCCCGGTCCTCGCTGATGTAGGGGTCGTAGGCCACGAGTTCCATGCCGAGCGAATCGAGCTTCTTCGCGACCTCCTGGCCGACGCGGCCGAGTCCGACGACGCCGAGGGTCTTGCCGTTGACCTCGGTGCCGAGATAGTCGCCCTTCGCCCACTCACCGTTCTTGAGTCGCGTGTGGGCCTGCGGGATGGACCGCGCCGCGGCGAACGCCATGGCGACGGTGTGTTCGGCGGCCGCCCGGACGTTGCCTTCGGGCGCGTTGGCGACGATGACGCCGTGTTCGGTCGCGGCGTCGATGTCGATGTTGTCGACGCCGATGCCCGCCCGACCCACGATGACGAGGTCCGGCGCGGCCTCGAAGACGTCGGCGGTCACCTCGGTGCCCGACCGGACGACGAGCGCGTTGGCGTCCGAGACGGCCGAGAGGAGCGCGTCTCCCTCGACGTCGTAGGCTGTTTCGACGTCGTGGCCCGCCTCCCTGATGCGTTCTAACCCTGCGTCGGCGATGGGGTCCGTGACGAGGACTTTCATGGCTATGAACACTCATTCCGGCGGGATAATCCTTTCCTCGTCCGTGCATTTTGCCGACCGGCGGTCGAGTCGTTCGACCGGAGCCGCTGGCGTCAACCTCCGCCCGAACTTCGTACCCGCCGCAGCGACGGTGACCGCGTCCCTCGTCTTCCGGTACGCACCGATTCCCTGATGAACGATTCTACAGAAAACTAGCACGTGACGTCCGGTTACGCGGTCGGCGAACCGCCACCATTTAAACGGATTTCGTACGTTGTATCGAACGTGCCAAGTCTACTCCTCCTCGTCGGTCTCGCGGTCGCGGTCTTCGTCGGGTTCAACATCGGCGGTTCCTCGACGGGCGTCGCGTTCGGCCCGGCGGTCGGCAGTCGCGTCGTCGGGAAACTCGGCGCGGCGGTGCTGATGGCCGGGTTCGCACTGTTGGGCGGCTGGACGGTCGGTCGGAACGTCGTCGCCACGATGGGCGGCGACATCGTCTCCTCGACCCTGTTCACGCTCCCCGCGAGCGTCGGCGTACTGTTCTTCGTGGGGCTGGCGCTACTCGTCTCGAACCTCTTCGGCGTGCCGGCCTCCACGTCGATGACCGCCGTCGGCGCCATCGCCGGCCTCGGCGTCGCCGCGGGCGACATCGACTGGGGCGTGATGGGCCGCATCGTCTCGTGGTGGCTGGTCGCGCCCATCGTCGCCTTCTGGGTCTGCGCGGTCATCGGTCGGTACCTCTACCCGTACCTGGACGTGTGGTTCCGCGTCGACCAGTCCGAAGGCCCGCTGCTGGAGTACAACCGCGTCGGGTCGCTTCCGTACCCGACCATCGGAACCAACACCACGCGGCGCGAACTGGTTAGCAGCGTCCTCGTGGTCGCCATCGGCTGTTACATGGCGTTCTCGGCGGGCGCGAGCAACGTCGCCAACGCCGTCGCGCCGCTCATCGGGAGCGACGCGATCGGGATGGACCAGGGCATCCTGCTGGCGGCCGGCGCCATCGCGCTCGGGGCGTTCACCATCGCGCGGCGCACCCTCGACACGGTGGGCAACGACCTCACCGACCTGCCCCTGCTGGCGGCGCTCATCGTGGAAGTGGTGTCGGCGTCGCTCATCACGTTCCTCTCGGTCCTGGGAATCCCGGCGAGTCTGGCAGTGAGCGCGACGATGTGCATCATCGGCCTCGGCTGGGGTCGGGCGACCCGCGCCGTGCGGGTCCGGGACGCCGCGGCCGCCGCGGTCCGCGGCGACGGCGAGAGCGGCGCAGACGGTGACTCCGGCGACGGCGAGTCGAAGATGTCGGTCAACGCGCTCACCGCCGAACCCGAAGAGGAGGTCCGGCGAATCGGCGAGGACGACCCCTCCCAACTCCAGACCGCCGACCTGTTCGACCCGGCGGCGACCGGTCGGGTCATCATGCTCTGGATTCTCACCCCGACCATCTCGGCGCTCGCGTCGTTCCTCCTGTTCGAGTTCTTTCCGCTCTATCGGTAGACCACCGCCTGATTTTTCCCGATTTATCAGTAGGTTCGACGCTCGACGCCGGGCAAAACGGACTGGAAACAATAACTACTAACCTTCCCGCGGACGAACCACGACGTGATGCCAACCGTAGAATACCTCAACTACGAAGTGCTGGACGACCAGGGCTGGGACATGGACGACGACGACCTCTTCGAGCAGGCCGCCGACGCCGACCTCGGCGACGAGGACTACGGCACGCTCGACGTGGGCGAGGGCGAGTACATCCTCGAGGCCGCCGAGGCCCAGGGCTACGACTGGCCCTTCTCGTGCCGCGCCGGCGCCTGCGCGAACTGCGCGGCCATCGTCACGGATGGCGAAATCGACATGGACATGCAGCAAATCCTCAGCGACGAGGAGGTCGAGGAGAAGAACGTTCGCCTCACCTGTATCGGCAGCGCGGCGACCGACGAGGTCCAGATCGTCTACAACGCCAAGCACCTCGACTACCTCCAGAACCGCGTCATCTAATCAACGGCGTTAAACGCCCGTTTAACATTCGGGCGTTGACCTTCCACCGATTTTCATCGGAGCGTTAGAATTCAATCCCCTCAGCCCCGCTATTGCCGATTGAGTGCTGAGGCTGGGACTGACCTCATATTACCTGAGTGGGGTTAGCCCGGTCACCCACTGTCTGGAGCCACATCCTGTTGATGTATTAATGTGATGAAGCAGTGAATCACCACCCCTCAGTTTCCGCTGAGACCAAATTTCTCCGAGCGTGGGACGGATGACCCATACGAGCGTGTTCGATGTCTCTCGTCGAGCGTGGTCGCCGTCAGAATCGAGAGCAGCGTGAAGTGGACTCTACGTGCGAGCGTGGGAGCCGGTTGACCCGGGGCCGAACCACCTTACCATCTACCCACAAATCGTGTTGAACATCGGTCCCGGGTACCAGTCTCCACTTCGATTGTTCGGCCGCTGGAGCCAACCCTTCGATTCCATCTCGTTCATCGTCCGCCGCACCGTATGTTTTCGTTCATCAGAGAACCCGAGGTCAGCAAGACGTAGTGGCTCGTCGTCGTCGAGGTTCGACAGCGCGACGAGAACCGCGTGCCACGCATCGTCCCGTACTGTCATATCTGTGTAACCCCTTTGAAGCATCCTAAAGCTTCCGACGATTGGTTCCAACGGTACTCGTCATTAGCGGTTGCATATATTCTAGGGGTTTCTACCACCCCGGGGGTGTGCGAGGAAGTTCGAAATATAATCGAATATTCTCTGACACCCGGGGGGTGGTAAATACCCCTAGATATACTGGAGCGGAAATCATGTGAACCGGTGACAATAGCAACCCTGACCCCGAACGAGGTATTGTGGATAGACTCTCGGTAATTCACTGAAGCACTGAATCACTACTTCTCTACGCTACTGAATAGGTGATGTTGCTCATGGTACAATGCTGGGCAACGCTTATGCCCCGACCCTGAGTTAACCATATATGCAAGTATGGTCCGAGACCAAAACACCTCCCGGCCGAACCGCGCCGAAAAGCGGACGGTATCGGGGCGAAAACGGCAAGTATCGATTCCAGCAGATATGCACGATGATGCACTGAACGGTTCGAAGCACGTCCTTATCGAGGACTGCGGAGACCACTTGCGTTTCTACGGTTACGACGCAGATAGCGAGGGCTCGGAGGACTAGGAAAATGGATGGGCAAAATCCAACTAAAGTTACGGAGTACGACGGTATAGAGGTTTCGGAGAGTTCGGACCTCACGACTGTCTGGGGTATGAAAATCGCCCCGGGCATCGAAAAGACGGATGACCCGGACAGGCAGTCAGAACTCGCGGAAGACTTCGTTCGCCTCATGGTTGAGGTCGAATCCTCTGAGGGAATCCTGATGACAAAGGACAAGTGGAAGAACCGATTGTCCGATTCTCTCGGGGTCAATAAGTCTCAAATAAACGAAATCTACTCGCACGTCGAGCAAGAACTCGGGACCGACGACGAGGCCGACGACGACATTAACCGAGTCCCAGTCGACGAGTTCCTCCGAGAACACGTCGATGAACTCGTTGTTCTCCGGTCCACGGACAGTCACGAGGACGCACGGTATCAGTGGCACTTCGACACGGGTGACGTCATCGAGACGAAGAAGGAATGGAAACAGGAGCACCTGATGAAGGAGGTCCTGTTCGACCGCGCAGGAGTGTTCGCGGCCGACGCACGGGTTGACCAGTACGGGAAGTGGGTCAAGTC comes from the Halorussus vallis genome and includes:
- the thrC gene encoding threonine synthase, with protein sequence MTDLTLADAGVESPPDGADDGVWLTCIECDWSGAPFEEVRYRCPECSGLLEVRYAELPTFEDFEATGRRGVWRYAAALPFEEGVSIEEGDTPLYSVPTIEDEVGVTDLRVKHEGMNPTGSFKDRGMTVGVRVAQELGVGRLACASTGNTSAALACYGARAGTEVLVLLPAGKVAAGKVAQASLHGARILEVDGNFDACLDIVSELADRGEAYLLNSLNPFRLEGQKTIGLEILEQFHDQTGDLPDRIVLPVGNAGNTSALYKAFRELVAAGELEPEEVPTLTGVQAEGAAPMVEAIENGADEVRRWDEVETRATAIRIGNPVNAPKALPGIRETGGTAVAVSDEEITDAQRALARDGVGVEPASAASVAGLRKLRKSGEIGADEQVVCLTTGHLLKDPDAAAAAGADPEPVPADTEGVLEHLAE
- a CDS encoding FAD-dependent oxidoreductase; translated protein: MGETRTTDETTVLVVGGGATGVGIARDLSMRGVETRVVERGNLTSGATGHTHGVLHSGARYAVADPDSAAECIAENRILRDVAAGCVRETGGYFLDLPGDPEEYFERKVDACREAGIDVETVDGDDLREDRPWLTPEIERALRVPDGVVDAYKLTVANAVDAREHGATVTTGAEVVDFHAEDGRLAGATVRTDEGTERIDADHVVNAAGAWAGEVAALAGVEVPMKPSKGVMVVVDFEGVDAVYNRCRPTADGDIVVPRPDSVVLGTTSEEVSDPDDYPTEREEVDRMVAEGSEMIPDLRDAAVREAYWGVRPLFGGTERTFADGRALTRSYTLLDHATRDDLAGFSTIVGGKLTTYRLMAESVADAVCDRLGVSGECRTADEPLPGPGDEAFEAALAEFGPRPPAAE
- a CDS encoding MFS transporter, translated to MSHGHAEESSERLLTGYSGRLLLAASLGWAAIQAGRLVLSPLLPTVMQKLAITDFQSGVAFTTLWGLYALCQYPSGRLSDRLTRKTLLVAGLVLLAVGFSVLATAPGYPVFLLGAAVVGTGAGLYPTPARALVSDLFVERRGQAFGLHTASGDVGGAAAAGLAVAVLAVATWRAAYLPVVAVVVGVALALHLWARERYTLPEIDSEAVADGLADALSTGRRLLDQRRLRWLLLAYALYAFTWQSAAGFLPTFLQRAKDFPPGLAGGGFAALFVVGALVKPVAGSLGDRFGRSKVAAAALALAAAALTGVLLASGTVAVSVGVVVFAAGLMAYPPVMQAFLMDAFPEGSMGGDLGATRTVYIGVGSLGPSYVGYVAGRTSYETAFAGLLGCLAVGALVVVWLARTE
- the serA gene encoding phosphoglycerate dehydrogenase, whose product is MKVLVTDPIADAGLERIREAGHDVETAYDVEGDALLSAVSDANALVVRSGTEVTADVFEAAPDLVIVGRAGIGVDNIDIDAATEHGVIVANAPEGNVRAAAEHTVAMAFAAARSIPQAHTRLKNGEWAKGDYLGTEVNGKTLGVVGLGRVGQEVAKKLDSLGMELVAYDPYISEDRADQLGAELVDLDECLDRADFLTVHTPLTPETEDLISEAELAQLEGGYVVNCARGGVVDEAALAEAVEDGVLAGAAVDVFADEPVSEDNPLLSVEDVVVTPHLGASTSAAQENVATSTADQVVAAFEEQPVINALNAPSIDESAFPRVEPYIGLAETAGKIATQLLDERIESIEIHYEGDIAEEDVELVTASAQKGVFRPLEWQVNAVNAPQIAEDRGVEVTESKTRQTEDFQSLVRVTVQSDDDSVSVEGTLFAGDDPRIVRIDDYRVDAIPHGHMLVARNKDAPGVIGFIGTVLGDHEVNIAGMFNARETIGGEALTVYTLDEQVPDDAKAALESDERIIGVQYIELNGAE
- a CDS encoding inorganic phosphate transporter, which produces MPSLLLLVGLAVAVFVGFNIGGSSTGVAFGPAVGSRVVGKLGAAVLMAGFALLGGWTVGRNVVATMGGDIVSSTLFTLPASVGVLFFVGLALLVSNLFGVPASTSMTAVGAIAGLGVAAGDIDWGVMGRIVSWWLVAPIVAFWVCAVIGRYLYPYLDVWFRVDQSEGPLLEYNRVGSLPYPTIGTNTTRRELVSSVLVVAIGCYMAFSAGASNVANAVAPLIGSDAIGMDQGILLAAGAIALGAFTIARRTLDTVGNDLTDLPLLAALIVEVVSASLITFLSVLGIPASLAVSATMCIIGLGWGRATRAVRVRDAAAAAVRGDGESGADGDSGDGESKMSVNALTAEPEEEVRRIGEDDPSQLQTADLFDPAATGRVIMLWILTPTISALASFLLFEFFPLYR
- the fer gene encoding ferredoxin Fer, with protein sequence MPTVEYLNYEVLDDQGWDMDDDDLFEQAADADLGDEDYGTLDVGEGEYILEAAEAQGYDWPFSCRAGACANCAAIVTDGEIDMDMQQILSDEEVEEKNVRLTCIGSAATDEVQIVYNAKHLDYLQNRVI